From a region of the Etheostoma cragini isolate CJK2018 chromosome 22, CSU_Ecrag_1.0, whole genome shotgun sequence genome:
- the pfkpa gene encoding ATP-dependent 6-phosphofructokinase, platelet type isoform X5, with amino-acid sequence MAQPDGKKIFFENLSGAGKAIAVLTSGGDAQGMNAAVRAVVRMGLYVGAKVYFIHEGYQGMVDGGENIKEATWESVSSMLQVGGTVIGSARCKEFRSHEGRLKAAHNLVQRGITNLCVIGGDGSLTGANLFREEWSGLLGELAEQGLIDADAVQMYSALHIVGMVGSIDNDFCGTDMTIGTDSALHRIIEVVDAIMTTAQSHQRTFVLEVMGRHCGYLALVSALACGADWVLIPEMPPEDGWEDKMCEKLSATRSRGTRLNIIIVAEGAIDRHGKPITSGIVKDLVVKCLGFDTRVTILGHVQRGGTPSAFDRILASRMGVEAVLALLETTANTPACVVSLCGNQSVRLPLMECVQMTQEVQRAMDGRRFEEAVKLRGRSFENNLKTYKLLAHRKPESELPVSNFNVAVLNVGAPAAGMNAAVRSAVRVGISEGHKMFAVSDGFEGFYKGQIKEIKWADVGGWTGQGGSLLGTKRTLPAKHIDKIAEQMRKHNINALLIVGGFEAFESLLQLYEARSAYEELCIPMCMLPATISNNVPGTDLSIGADTALNAIVETCDRIKQSASGTKRRVFIIETMGGYCGYLASVGGLAAGADAAYIYEEPFDIRDLQANVEHLTEKMKTSIQRGLVLRNENCNENYTTDFIYQLYSEEGRGVFDSRKNVLGHMQQGGAPSPFDRNFGTKISAKAMQWISKKLLETFRHGRVFANTEESCCLLGMRRRALVFQPVVQLKDETDFVHRIPKEQWWLKLRPLMKILAKYKTTFDVSDSGQLEHVVRNRPKESDASVAM; translated from the exons GGATGAATGCTGCCGTACGTGCCGTGGTTCGAATGGGGTTATATGTGGGAGCAAAAGTGTATTTCATTCATGAG GGCTATCAGGGTATGGTGGACGGTGGCGAGAACATAAAGGAAGCCACATGGGAAAGTGTCTCCAGCATGCTACAAGTG GGTGGGACTGTGATCGGCAGTGCCCGCTGTAAAGAGTTTCGCAGCCACGAGGGTCGCCTAAAGGCAGCTCACAACCTGGTGCAGCGCGGCATCACCAACCTGTGCGTGATTGGTGGAGACGGAAGCCTTACCGGAGCCAACCTCTTTAGGGAGGAATGGAGTGGGCTGCTGGGGGAGTTGGCGGAGCAAG GCTTGATTGATGCTGATGCTGTGCAGATGTATTCGGCCCTTCACATTGTGGGGATGGTTGGCTCCATTGATAACGACTTTTGTGGAACTGACATGACGATCGGCACTGACTCGGCTCTGCACAGAATCATTGAAGTGGTGGATGCAATTATGACAACTGCACAGAG TCACCAGAGAACATTTGTGTTGGAGGTGATGGGCAGACACTGTGG CTACCTGGCCTTGGTTAGTGCCCTGGCGTGTGGAGCAGACTGGGTGCTGATCCCTGAGATGCCCCCGGAGGACGGCTGGGAGGACAAGATGTGTGAAAAACTATCTGCG ACCCGTTCCAGGGGCACAAGGCTGAACATTATCATAGTTGCAGAGGGAGCCATAGACAGGCATGGGAAGCCCATAACCTCGGGTATAGTCAAGGAT CTTGTTGTCAAATGCCTGGGGTTTGACACACGAGTGACTATCCTAGGGCATGTGCAGAGAGGAGGGACCCCTTCTGCTTTTGACCGCATCCTG GCCAGCCGTATGGGTGTGGAGGCTGTTCTTGCCCTTCTTGAGACCACAGCCAACACGCCAGCCTGCGTGGTCTCTCTGTGCGGTAACCAATCGGTGCGCCTGCCTCTGATGGAGTGTGTACAGATG ACTCAAGAGGTCCAGAGGGCCATGGACGGGAGACGGTTTGAGGAGGCTGTTAAGCTTCGGGGCAG GAGTTTTGAAAACAACCTGAAGACGTACAAACTGCTGGCTCATCGTAAACCAGAATCCGAACTGCCAGTT AGCAACTTCAATGTGGCAGTGCTGAATGTTGGTGCCCCTGCAGCGGGCATGAATGCTGCCGTTCGTTCAGCCGTCAGGGTGGGCATCTCTGAGGGGCACAAGATGTTTGCTGTCAGTGATGGGTTTGAGGGATTCTACAAAGGCCAG ATTAAGGAGATTAAATGGGCTGATGTCGGAGGATGGACGGGACAAGGTGGATCCCTGTTGGGAACCAAAAG AACACTTCCTGCAAAGCATATTGACAAAATTGCTGAGCAGATGCGAAAGCACAATATTAATGCACTCCTAATTGTTGGTGGATTTGAG GCCTTTGAGAGTCTGCTGCAGCTGTATGAGGCTCGCTCTGCCTATGAGGAGCTTTGCATCCCGATGTGTATGCTGCCTGCCACCATAAGTAACAATGTACCGGGCACAGATCTCAGTATCGGGGCAGACACGGCCCTCAATGCCATCGTGGAG ACTTGTGACCGCATCAAGCAGTCGGCCAGTGGGACCAAGAGACGCGTGTTCATCATCGAGACCATGGGAGGCTACTGCGGCTACCTGGCCAGCGTAGGCGGCCTGGCTGCTGGAGCCGATGCTGCCTACATCTACGAGGAGCCATTTGACATCAGAGACTTGCAG GCCAATGTTGAACATTTGACTGAGAAAATGAAGACCAGCATTCAAAGAGGACTGGTCCTCAG gaatgAGAACTGTAATGAAAACTACACTACCGACTTTATCTACCAGCTGTACTCCGAAGAAGGGAGGGGAGTGTTTGACTCCAGGAAGAATGTGCTGGGACACATGCAGCAG GGGGGGGCACCGTCCCCGTTCGACCGTAACTTTGGGACCAAGATCTCTGCCAAGGCGATGCAGTGGATTAGCAAAAAGCTGCTGGAGACATTCAGACACG GCCGAGTCTTTGCCAACACCGAGGAGTCCTGCTGTCTGCTGGGGATGCGTCGCAGGGCTCTGGTCTTCCAGCCCGTTGTTCAACTCAAGGACGAGACCGACTTTGT TCACAGGATCCCTAAGGAGCAGTGGTGGTTGAAGCTGCGTCCCCTGATGAAGATCCTCGCCAAGTACAAGACAACCTTCGACGTGTCCGACTCCGGACAGCTGGAGCACGTCGTACGCAACCGGCCTAAAGAGTCCGACGCTTCAGTAGCCATGTGA